In the genome of Streptomyces sp. Tu 3180, the window AGCCGGACCCGGCCACGTACATCGGTTCCGGCAAGGCGTCGGAACTACGGGAGATCGTCGAGGAGACCGGTGCCGACACCGTGGTCTGCGACGGTGAACTCAGCCCCGCCCAACTGGTCCGGCTGGAAGAGGTCGTCCGGGTCAAGGTCGTCGACCGTACGGCGCTGATCCTGGACATCTTCGCCCAGCACGCGAAGACCCGTGAGGGCAAGGCCCAGGTGGCGCTGGCGCAGATGCAGTACATGCTGCCCCGGCTGCGCGGCTGGGGGCAGTCGATGTCCCGGCAGATGGGCGGCGGCGGAGGCGGTGGCATGGCCACCCGCGGCCCCGGCGAGACGAAGATCGAGACGGACCGGCGGCAGATCCAGAAGAAGATGTCCCAACTGCGCCGCGATATCGCACAGCTGAAGACGGGCAGGGACATCAAACGGGAGGAGCGGCGGCGCAACAGCGTGCCGTCGGTCGCCCTCGCCGGTTACACCAACGCCGGCAAGTCCTCGCTGCTGAACAGGCTCACCGGTGCCGGCGTGCTGGTGCAGAACGCCCTGTTCGCCACCTTGGACACGACGGTGCGGCGGGCGACGACGCCCAGCGGCCGCACCCACACCCTCACCGACACCGTGGGATTCGTCCGTCATCTGCCCCACCACCTGGTCGAGGCGTTCCGTTCCACCATCGAGGAGGTCTCCGACGCGCATCTCGTCCTGCACGTCGTCGACGGGTCGCACCCCGACCCGTGGGCGCAGCTCACCTCCGTGCGGGAGGTCCTGCGGGAGGTGGGCGCCGCGGCGGGCACGGAGGTCGTGGTCGTCAACAAGGCCGACGCGGCCGACCCCGAGGTGCTGGCGCGGCTGCTGGAGGCCGAGCCGGGCGCGGTCGTCGTCTCCGCGCGGACCGGTCAGGGCGTGGAGGAGCTGCGGGCCCTGATCGACGAGCGGCTGCCCAGCCCGACCGAGGAGATCGAGGTCATGCTGCCCTTCTCGGCGGGGAACCTGGTCTCCCGCGCCCACCGCGAGGGCGAGGTGCTCTCCGTCGAGCACACCCCGCAGGGCACGCTCCTCAAGGCCCGGGTCGAACCGGCACTCGCGTCCGAACTGAGGGCGCACCTGCCCGTCTGAGCCGGCCCGGGGTGCGGGGGCGCGGCGCCCCCGCACCCCGCCGTGTCCGGGGCCGGGGACGCCCCCGCGCCCACCGGCCTGCCGAGCCGGCCGGGGACACCCGACCTCCCGGCCGGGTGCGGGCCTCAGGTGCCCGGCCGTGGGGTCGGGGCGCCGGTGATCTCGCCGTTCTTCAGGACGAGTTCGGGACCCTCCCAGGACCGTCGCAGCCAGCGGTCGTGGGAGGCCACGACGACGGCCCCGGGCGCGGTCCGCAACGCCTCCTCCAGTTCCTCGGCGAGGCTGAGGGAGAGATGGTTCGTCGGCTCGTCCAGCAGCAGGACGTCCGGCGGCCGGGCGATCAGCAGGGCCAGGGCGACCCGGCGCCGCTGGCCGATGGACAGCTGCCCCACCGGCCGGCCGAGGTCGCGGGCCGGGAGCAGCCCCAGCTGCGACAGCGGCGGGGAGTCCGCGCGCGCGGCCCGCTCGTACAACTGGCTCGCGCTGCGCCGGTCGTCGGGGAAGCCGACGTCCTGCTCCAGCAGCCCGACCCGCACCCCGGGAGCCCGTTCCACCGTCCCGGAGTGCGGTGCGAGGCGACCGGCGACCACGTTCAACAGGGTCGACTTGCCCGCCCCGTTGGGGCCCGTGACCAGCAGCCGTTCGGCGGGGCCGACATCGAGGCGGTCCACGCGCAACCGCCCCGCCAGCTCCACGGAGCGCAGCGACACCGCGGGCCCGTCGTCCTCCGCCGCCCTGCCGGTGAGCGTGGCGGCGAACCGCAGCGGGTCCGGGGGCCGCCGCACCTGGGCGCGTTCCAGCTCCTCCAGCCGGTGCTGGGCGTTGCGGACCCGCCGGGAGATCTGCCGCTGCACCCGGCCGCCGGCCCGGTCGTAGGCCATCTTGTTGTTGTCCTTCATGGCCCGCGCGTGGTTGACGGCCCGCGCGGTCACGTCCACCGAGGCGCGCAGCTGGGCGAGTTCCTCCTGCTCGGCCTCGTACTGCTGCTCCCAGCGCAGCCGTTCCAGCCGCTTGGCCCGCAGGTAGTACGAGTACGAGCCGCCGTAGTGCGTCACCCCGCCCCGGGACGGGTCCAGGTCGAGGATGTCGGTGCACACCGCGTCCAGGAACATCCGGTCGTGGGAGGCCAGCACCACCGCGCCCGGCATCTCGTTCAGCCGCTGCTCCAGGAAGCCGACCGCGTCGTCGTCCAGGTGGTTGGTCGGCTCGTCCAGCAGCATGGCCTGCGGCTGCCGGACGAGCAGGGCCGCCAGCGCCAGCCGGGAACGCTGCCCGCCGGACAGCGTCCCCAGCGTCCGCCGCGGATCCACGGACCCCAGACCGAGACCGGTGAGCACCAGCCGGGCGCGCCGGTCGGCGTCCCACAGGTCGTGCTGCTGCGCCCACTCCAGGGTGTCGCCGTAGGCCGCGAGGGCCTCCGCGTCGTCCGGAGCCGTCTCCAGCCGGGCCGACAGCTCCTCCAGCCGGGCCGCGGCGGCCCGGATGCCGGACAGGGCGTCGTCCACCACGTCCTGCACGGTGGTGTCCGGGGGAAACGACAGTTCCTGCCGCAGGAACCCGCAGTCCTCGGGCCGGTCGACCGTGCCGGAGTCGGGTTCCTCGACGCCGGCGAGGAGCCGCAGCAGCGTCGACTTCCCGACGCCGTTCTCCCCGACCAGGCCCATCCGCCGGCCGGGGGAGACCGACAGCGAGAGCCCGTTCAGCACCCGGTGGTCCGCGTAGTACTTGACGAGGTCGACGGCCTGGAGGCGCACAGTCGGCATGGGGGGACCTTCGTTCCTGATCGGGGGCGTCAGTGCGGTCGGGCGGGGGCGGGCGTGCCGGCCGGTGTCACGCCGGACCGGACTCGGCGGCGTCCCGGGCGCGCGGCTCGTGCCGCACCACCAGGAACGAGACGACGCAGGACAGCGCGGCGAGCACGGTCGCCGTGGCCATGGCGGTCCCGAAGCGCCCGCCCGTCCCGCCGAGGGCGATCCCCACCAGCGCCAGCCCGACGGCTCCGCCGAGCTGCTGGCTGGAGTTGACCAGCGACGCGATGACGCCCGAGGTCCGTTCGTCGGCGCCGTGCGTGGAGGCCGTCGCGGAGGAGGGCAGTCCGGCACCGATGCCGGTGGCGAACAGCAGGATGCCCGGCAGCAGACCCACATAGCCGAGGTCCGCGCCCTGAGCCCAGGCGAGCAGCAGCGCGCCCACCGCCGTGACGAAGCATGCGACCGTCAGCACCCGGCCCGCGCCGTGGCGCACCGTGGCCCGCTCACCGAGCTTGACACCGCTCAGCGAGCCGAGCGCGAACGGCACGTAGGCCAGACCCGCGGCCAGCGGCTCGTAGCCCAGGCCGTTCTGCAGGTACAGCGTCAGCACCAGGAAGCCCTGGAACATCGCCGCCGACAGCAGCACCGCGGCGAGCAGCGCCCGGGACCGCACCGGCGCGGCGAACACGCCCTTGGCCACCAGGGGGCTGGCCGAGCGGCGCTGGTCGACGACGAAGGCGGCCAGCAGCGACAGCGCCAGCACCGCGGTGACCGCCGTCGCCCGCGGGTTCTCCTCGCCCTCGACCGACAGCAGGGCGTACACGAGGAGGGACAGGCCGCCGGTGAGGAGCGTCGCGCCGCGCCAGTTCAGCGGCTGCCCGGCACCGCCCGGGTGCACGCCGCGCACCAGCCGGGGCAGCAGGAACAGGGCCACCGCGGCGATCGGCAGGTTGATGAGGAACACCCACCGCCAGGAGGCGTATCCGGTGATGACACCGGAGAGGATCAGGCCGGCCAGGGCGCCGACGATCGCGGTGGCCCCCCACACGGCGAAGGCCCGGGCCCGCGCCGCGGGCTCGGAGAAGACCAGGGTCATCAGCCCCAGGACGGCGGGGGCCACCAGCGCGGCGCCCAGCCCCTGCAGCGCGCGGGCGCCGATGAGCTGCCAGGGCTCCACGGCCAGGCCGCAGGCGAGGGAGGCGAGGGCGAAGACGGCGGTGCCGGCGGAGAAGGTCCGCACGAGGCTGAAGCGGTCGCCCAGCCGCCCGCCGAGGATCAGGAAGCCGCCGAACGTCAGCATGTAGACGTTGATCACCCAGACGACGGACGAGGGGCCGAAGTCCAGCTCCCGCTGGATGGTCGGCAGTGCGATGTTGACGACGTTGTCGTCCATGGTGAGCAGGAGCTGGGTCACACACAGGACGGCCAGGACGGCCCGGGGGTGCGAGGTGCCCGTGTCCTGCGCTGTCGAAGGCGCGCTCTGCATGGGTGGGGGTCCTCTCGGGTACGGGGTCGACGGCGCACCGCGTCAGACGCGGAAGGCGAACCGCGACACGGCGGTCACGCTGATCCCCGTGCGGACGCCCCCCGGAGGGGCCCGGCCGGGGCGGCGGGCACCCGTACGGTGCGGCACGCGGGCGCCGGCGGCGCGCACACGGGCGCCGCCGGCGGTGCGGCGGGGACGCGGCGTCGCCCACCCCCGGCCGGGGCCCGCGCTCCGGTCCGGTCGGCGGCGTGGGTCCGGCGCGCGGCTGACGGGACGGGCATCGGTGCGGGCGCTCGCTTCGCTGGGGTCGACTGCACAGAGGCCGCCGCGATGACGCGCGACGGCGCCGCGGCGACGAGTGGTGAGAGTCTGTCACAGCGGTTTCCGCGGGGCACAGTCGGTTTCGGCGCCGGGGGAGGGATTCGGACACGCGGGGCGACCGGACGGCCGGTGCGGAGTCCCGGCCTGATCCGGGAGGCCGGCCAGGCGGGCGTGGTCGATCTTTCCGTTGGCGGTGACCGGCAGGGCGTCGGTGAGGACGATGCGGTGCGGCACCATGAAGACGGGCAGGGACCGCTCCAGCGCGGCGTGGAGCTCCGCCCGCACGGTGTCCGGTTCGCGCAGCAGCGCCCCGGGGGTGAGGGCCGCGTGCGCGAGCAGCCGGGGCCGGCCGTCGGGGCCCCGGGTGACCGAGGCGACGGCGCGGCGCACCTGCGGGAGCCGGTCGAGGACCGACTCGATCTCGCCCAGCTCGATCCGGTGCCCCCTGATCTTCACCTGCCGGTCCCGGCGTCCCAGGAACTCGATGGTGCCGTCCGTGCGCCACATGCCCAGATCGCCGGTGCGGTAGACCCGTTCGCCGAGGACGGGGTGGACCGGGAAGCGGGCGGCCGTCTGCTCCTCGTCGCCGGCGTAGCCGCGGGCCAGGCCCCGGCCCGCGATGTGCAGTTCACCCGCCCGGCCCACCGGCCGGGGGCGGCCCTCGTCGTCGAGGACGTGGAAGAACTGCTCGCGCAGCGGCCGCCCGTAGGGGATGCTGCGCCACTGTCGCGGCACCTCGCCGACCGGGTGGCAGATCGACCAGATCGCCGCCTCGGTGGCACCGCCCGCGCTGATCACCTCGACCTCCGGGACCAGGGCGCGCAGCCGGTCCGGCAGCGTCACCGGGATCCAGTCGCCCGACAGCAGCACCCGGCGCAGCGGG includes:
- the hflX gene encoding GTPase HflX, producing the protein MTRPDHFTPRHQRADALMDDRFAAAGADDLDGEQYEREERAALRRVAGLSTELSDVNTVEYRQLRLERVVLVGIWTSGTAEDAERSLAELAALAETAGALVLDGVVQRRSKPDPATYIGSGKASELREIVEETGADTVVCDGELSPAQLVRLEEVVRVKVVDRTALILDIFAQHAKTREGKAQVALAQMQYMLPRLRGWGQSMSRQMGGGGGGGMATRGPGETKIETDRRQIQKKMSQLRRDIAQLKTGRDIKREERRRNSVPSVALAGYTNAGKSSLLNRLTGAGVLVQNALFATLDTTVRRATTPSGRTHTLTDTVGFVRHLPHHLVEAFRSTIEEVSDAHLVLHVVDGSHPDPWAQLTSVREVLREVGAAAGTEVVVVNKADAADPEVLARLLEAEPGAVVVSARTGQGVEELRALIDERLPSPTEEIEVMLPFSAGNLVSRAHREGEVLSVEHTPQGTLLKARVEPALASELRAHLPV
- a CDS encoding ABC-F family ATP-binding cassette domain-containing protein, which produces MPTVRLQAVDLVKYYADHRVLNGLSLSVSPGRRMGLVGENGVGKSTLLRLLAGVEEPDSGTVDRPEDCGFLRQELSFPPDTTVQDVVDDALSGIRAAAARLEELSARLETAPDDAEALAAYGDTLEWAQQHDLWDADRRARLVLTGLGLGSVDPRRTLGTLSGGQRSRLALAALLVRQPQAMLLDEPTNHLDDDAVGFLEQRLNEMPGAVVLASHDRMFLDAVCTDILDLDPSRGGVTHYGGSYSYYLRAKRLERLRWEQQYEAEQEELAQLRASVDVTARAVNHARAMKDNNKMAYDRAGGRVQRQISRRVRNAQHRLEELERAQVRRPPDPLRFAATLTGRAAEDDGPAVSLRSVELAGRLRVDRLDVGPAERLLVTGPNGAGKSTLLNVVAGRLAPHSGTVERAPGVRVGLLEQDVGFPDDRRSASQLYERAARADSPPLSQLGLLPARDLGRPVGQLSIGQRRRVALALLIARPPDVLLLDEPTNHLSLSLAEELEEALRTAPGAVVVASHDRWLRRSWEGPELVLKNGEITGAPTPRPGT
- a CDS encoding MFS transporter, which translates into the protein MQSAPSTAQDTGTSHPRAVLAVLCVTQLLLTMDDNVVNIALPTIQRELDFGPSSVVWVINVYMLTFGGFLILGGRLGDRFSLVRTFSAGTAVFALASLACGLAVEPWQLIGARALQGLGAALVAPAVLGLMTLVFSEPAARARAFAVWGATAIVGALAGLILSGVITGYASWRWVFLINLPIAAVALFLLPRLVRGVHPGGAGQPLNWRGATLLTGGLSLLVYALLSVEGEENPRATAVTAVLALSLLAAFVVDQRRSASPLVAKGVFAAPVRSRALLAAVLLSAAMFQGFLVLTLYLQNGLGYEPLAAGLAYVPFALGSLSGVKLGERATVRHGAGRVLTVACFVTAVGALLLAWAQGADLGYVGLLPGILLFATGIGAGLPSSATASTHGADERTSGVIASLVNSSQQLGGAVGLALVGIALGGTGGRFGTAMATATVLAALSCVVSFLVVRHEPRARDAAESGPA
- a CDS encoding AMP-binding protein, whose translation is MTRVPVDAAAPPPAAGGGAGHDGPGPGTAPDSPAYIIFTSGSTGEPKGVVVDHAAARVTVDDITDRLAVGPSDRVLGLSALSFDLSVYDVFGVLGAGGALVLPDPDGERDPQHWMDLVERHRVTLWNTAPALMQMVLDLAEADPRSAAGQLAPLRRVLLSGDWIPVTLPDRLRALVPEVEVISAGGATEAAIWSICHPVGEVPRQWRSIPYGRPLREQFFHVLDDEGRPRPVGRAGELHIAGRGLARGYAGDEEQTAARFPVHPVLGERVYRTGDLGMWRTDGTIEFLGRRDRQVKIRGHRIELGEIESVLDRLPQVRRAVASVTRGPDGRPRLLAHAALTPGALLREPDTVRAELHAALERSLPVFMVPHRIVLTDALPVTANGKIDHARLAGLPDQAGTPHRPSGRPACPNPSPGAETDCAPRKPL